From the genome of Vulgatibacter sp.:
GGGCGATGGGTCTTCTTCACTGCGGTACCTCACGAGGTCCCGCATATAGCCCGCTGCCGCCCTGCCGGCCACTCCTTCGCAGCGCGTGAGTCAGCGACTCACGCACAGTGAAGCATCAATCGCGCCCCTGCCTCCGGCCACCGGGCACCCGCCGCCTGCCGTGCAGGTCTCCTTCCACGCGGTGGTAGTCCACGTTCGAGATGTCGACCGAACCCTCGGGGTTGGCGGTCTCGGGGCCTCGGTCGAGGTTCTCCACGCCGAGCTGGGCGTCGGTGACCACCGGCATCTCGCCGCGGGTGTAGCCCGGGCGCCCGCCGGATCCGCCGCCGGCGAAGGGGCCGGTCGGGTCGTTGCGCTCGTCGTCTTTGCGCGCCATCTGCGCCCTCCTGTCCGGTGAAGTTGCGGCCCATTCGTGGACCCCGCAACGAAGCGCGACAAAGCAGCTTGCCCCCTCGCCCGCTGGACCGGAGGATGGCCGGACGATGTACAAGTGGCTCTTCGTCCTCCTCCCCATCCTCGGCGGCGTCGCCGGCGGCCTGCAGGCACCGATCAACGGCGCTCTCGGCAAGCGGATCGGCGTCTTCGAGGCTGCAGCCGTCTCGTTCACCGTCGGCGCGGCGGTGGGCTGGCTGGTCAAGTGGGTGGTCGGACGGGGCGACATGGGCCGGCTCGCCGGCGCGCCCCTCTGGCAGCTGGTCGGCGGGGCCCTCGGCCTCGTCTTCGTCACCAGCCTCATCATCGCGGTGCCGCGGACCGGGGCGGCGGTGGCGATCTTCGCTGCGCTCCTCGGGCAGCTCGCCTTCGTGCTGCTCGCCGATCACTTCGGCTGGTTGGGGCTCACCAAGATCCCGTTCGGCCCGGGCCGCGCCGTGGGCCTCGTGCTCATGCTGGCAGGGGTGCTCCTCGTCTACCGCTCGCGCTGATCGCCGAAACGCTCGAGGTAGCGCTTCAGGTGCACCTTGCGCGCGGTGGAGGCCGAGCTCATGTAGCGGACCTTGCCGAAGATCGGCCGCTCCGGGCCCCAGGCCCTGTCGTAGCGACCGAAGCACCAGAGGATCCCGCTCCAGGAGTTGGGGTCCCTGCCGTCGAGAGCGTATTTGTTGTTGAGCTCGACGAGGGTGGCGAGGGCGGCCTGCGGCGTGGGCGACCACTCGAGGACCTTCTTTCCCCACAACATGCGGAGATAGTTGTGGATGCGGCCCTCCTCGAGGAGCTGCCGCTGCGCCGCGTTCCAGATCGGATCGGCGGTGCGCGCCTCCTCGAGCGCGGCGTGCGTGTAGAGCTGCGGCCGCTCGTCGGAAGCGTGATCCTCGAGAGTGCGCAGCGCCCACGGAGGCAGCGTCTCGTAGCGATCGTAGTCGGCGGTGCGCAGCGCGCAGCGGTTGAAGCCGAGCTCGCGCCAGGTGACGAGCTCGTCGAGGAAGGCCTCCGCCCCTGGCGACATCCGCCACCAGCCGGCACGCTTTCCGCCGCCGCTCTTCGGCAGCCTTTCCGCCGACCAGCCCTCCCGTGCCGCCAGCTCGGAGAAGATCTGGTGGACCGAGATCCTGCCGAAGTGGAGCCAGGGCGAGAGGCCGCTGGCAGCGTCCTCGTCGGGATCGTTGCGGTGATCGACGTAGCTGCCGAGCCGATCGCGGAGGAAGCGCCGCCAGCGCTGCACCGCGGCGCTGCTCCCGCCGTGGAGCTCCACCGGCGGGACGGTGTGGTCGAGGGGCAGCTTCGCGACAGCGCCCACGTCGCCGCGCAGGAGCGCGTGGTCGGCGGCAGGCCAGCGCGCGGTGATCGATCGCGGCAGCGCGCGCAGGGTGGGCAGCGCGACGCCGCGCAAGGGATCGGCCTTCGGCAGCTGCTCGAGGTGCGGGCGGAGGTTCCTCTGGAGGTGGAGGCGGAAGGAGGCGGCGGTGGTGAAGACCCGCTGGGTGGCCCGCATCGGCCACAGGCCGTTGGCGTCCACCGCCTCGAGGCGCACGCCCAGGCGCCCCGCCGCTGCGTCGAGCATGTGGGGGAGGAAGAAGGCCGGGTAGTCGTCGGTGACCACGACGCAGGCGCGCGCCGCCAGCGCCTCGAGCAGCCCCTTCCCGTGGCCGTGCACCGGCTCGACGTAGGGGTGGTAGAGCACCGGCTTCTTCGCCAGCGCGTCCCGGTTCTCGCCGAAGCCCTGGAGGAGGAAGCGGTGGAGCCGGTCGCTGGCCCAGCGGTAGCCCACCCGCAGCGCTTCGAGCACCACCAGCGGCTTGCCGAGGGCCTTCGCGTGCTCCACCGACCGCTGCAGGGCGAAGTTCCAGCCGGTGCGACGGAAGGCCACCATCCAGTGGAGCACGTAGTCGCCGCCGGGGCGGATCGGAGCGTCGTTGCAGCTGCGGATGCGGATCGCCGGGACCATGGCCAGCGAGGATGCACCGGCGGAAGGGGCGTTTCGACACCC
Proteins encoded in this window:
- a CDS encoding deoxyribodipyrimidine photolyase, producing the protein MVPAIRIRSCNDAPIRPGGDYVLHWMVAFRRTGWNFALQRSVEHAKALGKPLVVLEALRVGYRWASDRLHRFLLQGFGENRDALAKKPVLYHPYVEPVHGHGKGLLEALAARACVVVTDDYPAFFLPHMLDAAAGRLGVRLEAVDANGLWPMRATQRVFTTAASFRLHLQRNLRPHLEQLPKADPLRGVALPTLRALPRSITARWPAADHALLRGDVGAVAKLPLDHTVPPVELHGGSSAAVQRWRRFLRDRLGSYVDHRNDPDEDAASGLSPWLHFGRISVHQIFSELAAREGWSAERLPKSGGGKRAGWWRMSPGAEAFLDELVTWRELGFNRCALRTADYDRYETLPPWALRTLEDHASDERPQLYTHAALEEARTADPIWNAAQRQLLEEGRIHNYLRMLWGKKVLEWSPTPQAALATLVELNNKYALDGRDPNSWSGILWCFGRYDRAWGPERPIFGKVRYMSSASTARKVHLKRYLERFGDQRER
- a CDS encoding DMT family transporter codes for the protein MYKWLFVLLPILGGVAGGLQAPINGALGKRIGVFEAAAVSFTVGAAVGWLVKWVVGRGDMGRLAGAPLWQLVGGALGLVFVTSLIIAVPRTGAAVAIFAALLGQLAFVLLADHFGWLGLTKIPFGPGRAVGLVLMLAGVLLVYRSR